One Thermodesulfobacteriota bacterium genomic window carries:
- a CDS encoding isoprenylcysteine carboxylmethyltransferase family protein, with protein sequence MTAFLIFLFLLILQRLFELVLARRNERILKSIGAIEFDKDGYKVIVAMHVLFLISLVTEKVLFERELNELWFLFAILFLCAQVLRYWTISSLGVYWNTKVLVAPDHNIVSSGPYKYLRHPNYIAVIIEIATIPLIFSCYITAVVFSVINLLLLRRRIRIEEEALNRVS encoded by the coding sequence ATGACTGCATTTTTGATTTTTCTCTTTCTTTTAATCCTCCAACGTTTATTCGAACTGGTATTAGCAAGGCGAAACGAACGCATCCTCAAGTCTATTGGCGCAATTGAATTCGACAAAGACGGATATAAAGTCATCGTGGCAATGCATGTCCTCTTTCTGATTTCACTCGTCACGGAAAAGGTGCTCTTCGAGAGAGAATTAAACGAGTTATGGTTTCTTTTTGCGATATTATTTTTGTGCGCACAGGTCCTTCGATACTGGACAATATCCAGCCTCGGAGTCTATTGGAACACAAAGGTTTTAGTCGCACCTGACCACAACATAGTTTCTAGCGGCCCGTATAAATATCTCCGACACCCTAACTACATCGCCGTAATAATAGAGATTGCGACGATACCTCTTATCTTCTCCTGCTATATAACCGCAGTGGTGTTTAGTGTAATTAACTTACTTCTGCTTAGAAGAAGAATACGGATCGAAGAGGAAGCGCTCAATCGGGTTTCATAG